The nucleotide window CATCGCCGACCTCCTCAGAGGGTTGCAGGGACCGCCACGTGCCGTCAGTGTAGCCAGAGCCGGCGGCGGAGTCAAGGCGCGGCTCAATTGAGGAAGGGTGCGGGCCGGAATCGTAGGTGGTTTCTGATGGGAGAGTCCCCCGAGCAGGGGAAGGCCCGCGGCAGCGGTAGCCGCGAGCGTCCCGCTTGCGGCTCTCTTCATCCGTTCGACAAGCGGGACGCTTGTCGCTACGAGAATCCGCCGCAGAAGCTACCTGCGGAAATGGCCCACACCCCTCAATTGACTCGCGTGGACTCGCACAGTACAATGCCGCCCGCGTCGTGTGTGGGGCTGCGGTCTGGCCAAGCGAGGCGATCGGTGAACGAGCCGTTCAAGAGCTACGAAGAGGCGATGCAGTACCTCTTCCACTTCACCGATTACGAGCGGATGGCCAAGCCGCGCGACGCGGCCACCTCGGTGTTCGGCCTCGCGCGGATGAACCAGCTTCTCGCCTTCCTCGACAATCCGCACGAGCGGCTGCGGGTCATCCACATCGCGGGCACGAAGGGCAAGGGCTCGACGGCCACGATGACGGCGAGCATCCTCCAGCGGGCCGGCGCCCGCGTGGGACTCTACACCTCGCCCCACGTCGAGTGCATCCGCGAGCGCATCATGGTGAACGGCGCCTGGATCGCCGAGGAGCGGGTGACGGCGCACCTGAACCGCTTCTACCCCTATCTCCAGGACAGCCTGAAGACCAGCGAGAAGTACACGCCGACGTTCTTCGAAATCTTCACGGCGATGGCCTTCGCCGACTTTCTGGCCGAGGGGGTGGATTTTGCGGTGCTGGAGGTGGGCCTGGGCGGACGGCTCGACGCGACGAACGTCGCCTCGCCCGTCGTATGCGGCATCACCCGCATCGGCTACGACCACACCGACAAGTTGGGCGACACGCTCACCCTCATCGCGTCGGAGAAGGCCGGTATCCTTAAGCCGGGCGTCCCCGCCGTAATCGCGCCCCAGGAGCCCGAGGCCCTGGCCGCCATCCGCCAGCGGGCGCGCCACCTGGACGCGCCCCTGCGTCTCGTGGGCCAGGAGATCGCCCTCGCCGACGGGGGCAAGACCTTCCACGTTTCGACGCCGAACCGCCGTTACCCCGAGCTCGCGGTGCCGCTGGCGGGCGAACACCAGCGGGTGAACGCGGCCACAGCCATCGGCCTGGCCGAGGAGGCCGCCGAGGCGAGCCCCTGGCGCCTGTCGCCTGACGTCGCGCGCCAGGGCCTCGCCGCCACGCGCATCCGGGCGCGCATCGAGACCATCGCCCAGCGGCCCACCGTGGTGATTGACGGCGCGCACAACGTGGACTCTGCTCGCACGCTCATGGCCACGCTGGCGAGCGACTTCGCGTTCGACCGCCTGATCTTCGTGATGGGGATGGCGGCGGACAAGGATATGGACTCGTTCCTGCGCCTGGTGCTCGCGCGGGCCTCGCTGGTGGTATTCACCCGCAGCCAGAACCCCCGCGCGGCCAGCCCGGACGACCTGGTGCGGCGCGCGCGCGCCGTCAGCCAGGTCGAGGCCCTCTCCTGCGACAAGCCGGGCGACGCGCTGGCGCTCGCCCGCGCCCGGGCGCGGCCCGACGACCTCATCTGCGTGACCGGCTCCTTCTACATCGTGGGCGAAGTGCTCGAGGCCCTGCGCGGGCACCCCCTCCCGTGACAACCCTTTACATCTCGTTGCATCAAACCACCACTCCGCAGCCAGAAAACCCTTGCGTTGCCGACCCCACGGGGCTATCATGGCGACACAGTCGCACGTGCACTTTCCCACCCGCGTGTTGGAGGAAAGCTCCAATGCGAATCGCGCTTGCCCTGGCTGCCGTTGCCGGAGCCGTTCTGGCCGACACGGTCTCCATGCCCGACAAGATGGAGCTGAGCGGCAAGAAGATTGAAATCCTCGAAGTTCGCGACAACGAGATCCTCGTCCGCGTAGCCTACGGCGACATCGTGATCCCGCGCACCCGGGTGACCGGGATGAAGGTGGACTTCGCCGAACGCCTCGCCTCCCTCAAGGAGCAAGGCACCGACACGCCGCGCGCCCTCTTCAACCTCGGCCGGGTGTGCGCGCAGGTCGAGATGCCCAAGGAGGCCGCCACGGCCTTCCGCGAGGCATTCGCCCGCAAGGACGTGCCCGACGACCTGCTGCTGCCCCTGGCCGCCGAGCTCGAGCGCTGCGACGACTGGGCCGCCGCGCACCAGTGCTATGCCGCCTACCTCAAGGCTCACCCCAACGACGCCGACGTGGCGGCCAAGGCCCGCGCCGCGGCCAACAAGGCTGCTGCCGCCGTGCCGACTCCCGAGGCGGCCCCGGCCGGCGACGTGAAGATCCAGAGCACCGGCGTCGCCCAGGCCCCCGGCCCGCGGCCTACCGTCGCCCCTGAGACCCCCGTGGCGACCCCTGCCCAGCCCGAGCAGCCCGCCCAGCCTGCCCAGCCCGCGGAGGCCCCCAAAGAGAAAGAGCAGGAAGGCCTCGAGGCCACCCCCGGCTGGGCCACCGAGGCCTGGGGCAGCAGCGTCGAGATCAACGTCGGCCCCCCCCAGGGCACCACCGATAGCATGGTGCGCGTGTTCCTCGCCGGGGCCGAGCAGGACAAGGCCTGCGTGATGCTCGAGCACGACTTCGACCTGACCGACAAGAAGGCCCTCAGCTTCGACGTCTACAACTTCGGCAAAACCAGCATCACCCTTGCCGTGGCCTTCACCACGGCGCCCGGCTGGCGGTTCTACGAGAGCATGCCGGTGTTGGTGAGCCCCACCGGCAACAACCCGAAGCCCGTGACCCTGGACCTCACGAACGACCGCTTCAAGTGCGCCGAGACCCAGTGGCGCCACAAGAGCACCATCCAGAACAAGAAGCGCGTGGTCAAGCTCTTCTTCCTGATCTACACGAAGCAGACCGGCAGTTGGGTGTTCTTCAACAACATCCGCTTCGAGGCAGCCGATCCCGCCCCGGCCGGGGCTCCGGCGGACCCTGCCGCCGCCCCGGCTCCGGACCCAGCGGCGCCGGCGCCGGCACCCGCTCCGGCTCCTGCGCCGGCCCCCGCGCCGGCCCCAGCTCCCGCGGCGCCGGCGCCCGCCCCAAACCCCTGATTTGACATTCCCCGCCGTTTCGGGTTTCGTATTCTCAGCTCCGGCGCTCCTTCCACTGCTGCCGTCGAGGAAACCCAACGCATGGCCATCACCAAAGCCGTCGTACCCGTGGCCGGGCTCGGCACCCGTCTGCTCCCCGCCACCAAGAGCCAGCCCAAAGAGATGCTCCCGGTCGGCCGCAAGCCCGTCGTCCAATACGTGGTCGAGGAGATTCAGGAGGCGGGGCTCACCAGCCTGCTCTTCATCACAGGCCGCAGCAAGACCGCCATCGAGAACCACTTCGACCGCGACGCCGAGCTGCGCCGCGCGCTCTCGAACGGTCGCAAGGCCGACCTCCTCGATGCCCTGGCCTACGAGGAGGCCAACGTCGAGTTCTTCTACACCCGCCAGAGCGAGCAGAAGGGCCTGGGCCACGCCGTGTCGCTCGCCGAGGGTTACGTGCGCGGCGAGCCGTTCGTCATCGCGCTGGGCGACTCGATCATCGAGAGCCGCCAGAGCCCCTCGGTGTTGCGCCGGCTCATAGACGCCTTCGAGACCACCGGCGCGGCGGCCGCCATCGCCTTCGAGGAGGTGGAGCCCGACGACGTGGTCCACTACGGAATCGCCGACCCCGCCGAGACCCTCCCCGGCCACGACGGCGCGGTGTTCCGCGTCCGCGGCCTCATCGAGAAGCCCTCGACTGCCGAGGCCCCCAGCCGCCTTGCCATCGCGGGTCGCTACGTCGTCGCCAGCGCCATCTTCGACGCCCTCCGGCACACGCGACCCGGCAAGGGCGGCGAAATCCAGCTCACCGACGCCCTCCGCATCCTCCTCGACCAGGGGCGCACCGTCATCGGCCTCCGCATGCGGGCGGGGGAGCGACGCCACGACATCGGGAACTTCGAGAGCTACTTCCGCAGCTTCCTCCACTTCGCCCTCCACGACCCCGAGCATGGCCCGGCTCTCCGGCAGGCTGTGGCACGCGAACTGGACGAATGACCATGCACACTAGCGGGCCGAGCGCGCCAGGGGCTTCTGCTTCATCAACGATGTCGCCGTTGCCATCCGAGTGGTTCAGGCCGAGGGCCTGGCCCGCCGCGTGGCCGTCGTTGACTGCGACCTCCACCAGGGGAACGGCACAGCCGCCATCTTCCGCCGCGACCCCGATGTCTTCACCTTCTCAATCCACCAGGAAGAGCTTTACCCCATCCCCAAACAGCAAAGCAGTCTCGACGTTGGCCTCGACGAGGCCGCGGGCGACGAAGCCTATCTTGCTGCGATGGAGAGGCAGGTCCCCCGCATCCTCGACACCCATCGCCCCGAGCTGGTGCTGTATCTTGCGGGCGCCGACCCATTCGAGGAAGACCAGCTCGGCAACCTGGGCCTCACCAAAGCAGGGCTGAGGCGCCGCGACGAACTGGTGCTGGGCGCCGCCCGCGAGCGCGACATTCCCATCGCCCTCGTCCTCGCCGGCGGCTACGCACGCCGCACCGAGGATGTCGTGGACATTCACCTCAACACGTGCCGGGTGATGCGCGAGTTGTGGGGGTAGAGCGGAACTACTTGAGCTTCACGTCCTCATAGTCCAGGTCGCCCCGCATCGCCCGAATGCGGCTGGGGGCCATGCGGATGACAACGTACCCGGGCGAGGCGGGGTCCGGAATGTGGTTCTTGAGGAACGGCACGGCATCGTAGAGCTTCCGCTTGTCAACGTTGTCCGTGCTCACCTTGCAGGGGCCTGCGATGCGGATGTGTTCGCCGCTCGGCCTGGCGAAGCAGTATTCCGCGTGGGGCACGTTGCGGAGCTGGGCGATCTTGTCGGACTCCGCCCCTGCGGCGCACCAAAGCTCCCCGCCCATCCACGCCCGGCCGCCCATCGGCCGGCAGCCGACCGTTTGCCCGTCGCTCGTCGCGAGGCAGCCCCACCTGACCTCCTTCATGAACCCCTTGGCCTCTTCGAGGGTCATATCGCGCCTCCTTGTCTTGCAGTCGTTCTTTACTTGGACTTCCGCATGTGGGATCGGAGCGCGGGCCAGACAAGTAAGGTAGCTGGAATCAGAATCAGGACGGGAATGGCCTTACACGGAACCGTCCAAGGGCTCCACCCCACAATGTAGACGAGGTAGGCCAGCAGGAGTGCCCCAAGCTGGCATGACCCGAGACGCGAGACAGGATTGACAACAACCCCGTGCAAACGCGCCTCCCTATCCTCCTGTCTGGTCAGCCAGTCCTCCACGCGGAATACAACGGGAAAGAGCGTTGCCAAGCACAGCCAGAAGAGGACGTTACGAAGGACATCCAGGCTGCTCTCCATGGTCAGGAATCGCTCGATCGGCACACCGCCCTTGACCCCACAGGGCAGAGCCACGACAATGAGGAACGCCCCCCACAGGAGGATCGCGGCGAGAACGAAGCGACGAGGGGTAGCTATGCGCGAACCCGGCAGAGCCATACGCGAGAAGAGCGTCCGCATCGGACCGACAGCAACGCTTCGGGTATCGGTCCTTATCTCTTGGGCCGGGAGCGCCGCGAGCGCCGCCGAGGCATAGGGGAACACCACGCAGGCCACTGCCCATCCCCATTGCGACCGACGGCGACGCTCTGCAAGCCGGAACGCAACGACTGGAGCAGACAGGTGAAGCCCAAGCAGCGGCCAAGTCCACAGGCGGTAACCCAGGAGTAGGCCAGGCTCTTGTACCAAGTTTTCGGCCAGGCGGCTCAGCGCACGAGGCCACAAGCTGGCGATCAGCCACGCCTTGTCCGCGGCCGACAGGTTGGGGAGCGCGCTCACCTCAGACCACGCGAACGCGGTAGCCACAAGCAACACTAATCCGGCAACGACGGCGAAGGCTCGCAAGGGCGTCAATTCACTTCTCCACGGGCAAGAGCATACTTCTTCAAGGCGCCGCAACGCCGCGGGGGTCACTCCAGCCAGGCGGCGATTGCCTTGTCGCCGAGGGTGTCCTTCTCGATGCGGACCGACTTGGCGGACCCCGCGGCGGTGTAGGCGGCGCGGAAGGGGGCCGTATCAAGGTCGGCCGACACGTCGTGGAGGAGTAGTGGCCTCGGGGCTGCGAGGGCGACGGCGGTGGCGAAGCCGCCAGCCTTCAGGAGGCATGGGGTGAAGAGGTCGGCCTGCCAGCGG belongs to Planctomycetota bacterium and includes:
- a CDS encoding folylpolyglutamate synthase/dihydrofolate synthase family protein encodes the protein MNEPFKSYEEAMQYLFHFTDYERMAKPRDAATSVFGLARMNQLLAFLDNPHERLRVIHIAGTKGKGSTATMTASILQRAGARVGLYTSPHVECIRERIMVNGAWIAEERVTAHLNRFYPYLQDSLKTSEKYTPTFFEIFTAMAFADFLAEGVDFAVLEVGLGGRLDATNVASPVVCGITRIGYDHTDKLGDTLTLIASEKAGILKPGVPAVIAPQEPEALAAIRQRARHLDAPLRLVGQEIALADGGKTFHVSTPNRRYPELAVPLAGEHQRVNAATAIGLAEEAAEASPWRLSPDVARQGLAATRIRARIETIAQRPTVVIDGAHNVDSARTLMATLASDFAFDRLIFVMGMAADKDMDSFLRLVLARASLVVFTRSQNPRAASPDDLVRRARAVSQVEALSCDKPGDALALARARARPDDLICVTGSFYIVGEVLEALRGHPLP
- a CDS encoding UTP--glucose-1-phosphate uridylyltransferase, which codes for MAITKAVVPVAGLGTRLLPATKSQPKEMLPVGRKPVVQYVVEEIQEAGLTSLLFITGRSKTAIENHFDRDAELRRALSNGRKADLLDALAYEEANVEFFYTRQSEQKGLGHAVSLAEGYVRGEPFVIALGDSIIESRQSPSVLRRLIDAFETTGAAAAIAFEEVEPDDVVHYGIADPAETLPGHDGAVFRVRGLIEKPSTAEAPSRLAIAGRYVVASAIFDALRHTRPGKGGEIQLTDALRILLDQGRTVIGLRMRAGERRHDIGNFESYFRSFLHFALHDPEHGPALRQAVARELDE
- a CDS encoding pyridoxamine 5'-phosphate oxidase family protein, which translates into the protein MTLEEAKGFMKEVRWGCLATSDGQTVGCRPMGGRAWMGGELWCAAGAESDKIAQLRNVPHAEYCFARPSGEHIRIAGPCKVSTDNVDKRKLYDAVPFLKNHIPDPASPGYVVIRMAPSRIRAMRGDLDYEDVKLK